GAGGCTGCCCTCGTCGACGGCGAGATTCGCAACGCCGAACTGCCACCGGTCTGGGACGGCACCGGAGCCGCCGCCATCGACGCCGACGAGGCCCCCAAGGCCAAGGCAAGCATCCCAAGTGTCCCCGTGGGTTTCTAAGAACTTGCTACGCATGTGAGCTGCACAAGGGCAGAATCCGTAGCGGGATGCCGCCACGGCGTTTACATGGCACGAGGCGGCAACCTAGGGGGCTGACCTGCCCTTCCGAACCCGGCGAGCCGGGTTGCGCCGCACGCTCGTAATGCCCTCTTATCCTGCGCTCCCCTTCCAAGCGTCCTTGGCGAGGAGGGGAGGCCCTTCCCCTCGGCACGCCGTCAGGTGTTCCTGGTGTGCCGAGGGGCGGCCGCGGGAGGGCTTGGCTGCGACCGTGGCCCGCGAGAAGAGACGACCGCCCAGGTTTCCCCGAGCGGTCGTCTCTTCGCTCCCAGCGGTTATGAGTATCTAGGGCTACTCCTCCCAGCTGTAGGCGCCGATGAGGTGGCGCAGGCGTGCGCAGCGCTCGCCGACGATGTTGAGGGCGATGACGTCCACGCGGACGCCCTCGGCCTCGGGATGCACCGCGAGCCAGAGCAGGGCGAGCCTGCGGCACCTGGCCTGCTCCGCCTTGTCGATGGCGAGCTCGGGCATAAGGTCGGAGCCCTCCCCGAGCCTGCGAGCGGTCTTCACGAGCACGAGGACGGGCGTGCCCTCGTCCTCGGCCACGACGTCGACCTCCCCCACGGCGCACCGCCAGTCGCGCTCGAGCGCAAGCAACCAAGTAAACAACACCTTAACATCAGGAATAAACGAAAAATCGAATAGCCCGGAAATGCAGTAAAATCAAGGGGTTCCGAACACATGGGGGTATAGCTCAGCTGGGAGAGCGCTTGAATGGCATTCAAGAGGTCAGCGGTTCGATCCCGCTTATCTCCACCAAAAACAATAAGCCACAAGGCCAAAACCTTGTGGCTTTCGTTTTACCTATCAGACCGGGCACTTGATAAAGAGCAAAGCATAAAAAGAGACGCCGTTGCACATTACTGCACACGACCGCGCCTCTTTTTTGCATATCATCCTTACCCCCTTCACGTATAGAAGCGGAAGCACTTGATTTGGCAGAAAAAAGTAATTATACTGAACCTATTTAACTTTATTCCATATCTGCGCTATCATAAGATAAATTTGTAATTCTCTGTTTTCACGGCGGCATGACGGCGGATTGTGCCGGCGCGGTCGGCTTTTTGACAGAGTGTCATAAATACGGGGAGGCGTTTGTTTTGTCGAAAAAAAAGACAATGATTGTTTCCAATATTTTTCTGATCGGGCTGGTCAGCT
This is a stretch of genomic DNA from Thermophilibacter immobilis. It encodes these proteins:
- a CDS encoding YraN family protein; this translates as MLALERDWRCAVGEVDVVAEDEGTPVLVLVKTARRLGEGSDLMPELAIDKAEQARCRRLALLWLAVHPEAEGVRVDVIALNIVGERCARLRHLIGAYSWEE